In Vulpes vulpes isolate BD-2025 unplaced genomic scaffold, VulVul3 u000000698, whole genome shotgun sequence, one DNA window encodes the following:
- the LOC140597362 gene encoding uncharacterized protein, giving the protein MGNLNSLHCDGSAVETTGTEPSTQSGDLRPQQQLKIYTLYRSRELDSQTEIPEGAGVITTEPESRRNPWYTCPGAWPKMFSILRIRRVQPTDDRPEGAAVITTEPEYSRQPGYICPGARRKLFAIRRNRRVQPTDDRPEGAGVITTEPESRRNPWYTCPGAWPKMFSILRIRRVQPTDDRPEGAGVITTEPEYSRQPGYICPGARRKLFAIRRNRRVQPTDDRPEGAGVITTEPESRRNPWYTCPGAWPKMFSILRIRRVQPTDDRPEGAAVITTEPEYSRQPGYICPGARRKLFAIRRNRRVQPTDDRPEGAGVITTEPESRRNPWYTCPGAWPKMFSILRIRRVQPTDDRPEGAAVITTEPEYSRQPGYICPGARRKLFAIRRNRRVQPTDDRPEGAGVITTEPESRRNPWYTCPGAWPKMFSILRIRRVQPTDDRPEGNQMEHHVRDHGAQRK; this is encoded by the exons ATGGGCAATCTCAATTCTTTACACTGCGATG gatctgCTGTGGAAACCACAGGAACAGAACCTAGCACACAATCTGGAGACCTCCGCCCTCAACAACAGCTGAAAATATACACCCTCTACCGAAGCAGGGAACTGGACTCCCAAACAGAGATcccagagg gcgctggagtgataacaaccgaacctgaatctcgaagaaacccttggtacacctgccctggagcatggccaaaaatgttttccatcctccgtatcagaagagttcagccaacagacgacaggccggagg gagctgctgtgataacaaccgaacctgaatatagcagacaacctgggtacatctgcccaggagcacggcgaaagctctttgcaatccgcagaaacagaagagttcagccaacagacgacaggccggagg gagctggagtgataacaaccgaacctgaatctcgaagaaacccttggtacacctgccctggagcatggccaaaaatgttttccatcctccgtatcagaagagttcagccaacagacgacaggccggagg gagctggagtgataacaaccgaacctgaatatagcagacaacctgggtacatctgcccaggagcacggcgaaagctctttgcaatccgcagaaacagaagagttcagccaacagacgacaggccggagg gagctggagtgataacaaccgaacctgaatctcgaagaaacccttggtacacctgccctggagcatggccaaaaatgttttccatcctccgtatcagaagagttcagccaacagacgacaggccggagg gagctgctgtgataacaaccgaacctgaatatagcagacaacctgggtacatctgcccaggagcacggcgaaagctctttgcaatccgcagaaacagaagagttcagccaacagacgacaggccggagg gagctggagtgataacaaccgaacctgaatctcgaagaaacccttggtacacctgccctggagcatggccaaaaatgttttccatcctccgtatcagaagagttcagccaacagacgacaggccggagg gagctgctgtgataacaaccgaacctgaatatagcagacaacctgggtacatctgcccaggagcacggcgaaagctctttgcaatccgcagaaacagaagagttcagccaacagacgacaggccggagg gagctggagtgataacaaccgaacctgaatctcgaagaaacccttggtacacctgccctggagcatggccaaaaatgttttccatcctccgtatcagaagagttcagccaacagacgacaggccggagg GAAACCAGATGGAACATCATGTTAGAGACCATGGtgcccaaaggaagtga